The following is a genomic window from Parabacteroides johnsonii DSM 18315.
CCCTGAACAGGCAGTGGAATCGGTTCATTCGTTTCTGCATCCAGAATTTGTCCTTTGATACCTCCGTTGGGAGATTCATAATTATCCAGATCGCTCAAACAGCTTGTGAAGCATAACGAGCAAACGGCCATCAGTAATAAACTTATCTTTTTCATATCAAATTTCTAAATTAGATGATTAATTGGTATAACCCGGGTTCTGAATGAGATTCGGATTTGAATTCATATCTGTCTGGTTGATCTTTGTATAATAGTTCTTTTCCAAGAAAATACGTTTCTGTTTCGGAGTGTTGGCTCCTCTTTCGAATACATATTTACCATCACGAATATCATACCAAGGATACAATGCCGTTCCTCTGAATCCATTCAAACCGCCTTGTGCTACATCCAAGTGAGCAATTCTCCAACGTTTCATATCCCAGAAGCGATGACCTTCGAATGCCAGTTCCACTCTACGTTCGTGACGGATCTTTTCCATATTGATGTTTGACAATAAGGCGATTCCGGCACGTTCACGAATCTTGTTGACTGCATCCAATGCTTCAGATGATTTGTTCAACTCCATTGCAGCTTCCGCCAAATTTAGATAAATTTCTCCTAAACGGAAAACCGGCCATGGAGTTTCTGACTTACCCATATTCATATCGGTCAATGTTTCGTCCCAGAATTTCTTCTGATAGAAACCTGTCTTGGAGGCATCTCCGGCATCGGATCCACCATCTTTACCTGATGTGCTATAGGTGACTCCGTTGATTTCAACCGTATTACCACCATCTGGTTGGCTGGTTGCTACATGTCTCTTATCGTCGTTTTCGATGACACCTCTTTTCCATTCGATCTTTGTGCTTTGGCAAGGAGAGCCGGGCAGATAGACGGAAGCGAATAAACGCGGGTCTTTATTTGCAAATACTTCGTATGGATCGTCGAAACGAAGAGGTTTGCCGTTTTCTTCCAACTTCAAAGTCCCTTTGGAGCCGTCTACATATTCGTATGCTTCCACCAATTCAAGTGTCGGGGCGATACCGCATCCCCAACCACCAGCACGATAAGAGAACGGTGCGTTACGTTTGTCCCAGTCGTGGCCTTTGCCTCCTGCAACGTTATATTGTTTCTGGAAGATATATTCTCCGTTATCACCATTACCTTTCAGGAACATGTCACAAAAATTCTGTGCTTTGTTGTCTGGTTTATTGTTATACAAGGCATATTTGCCAGAAGTAATGATCGCTTTAGAAGCCTCGTAAGATGTTTGGAAAAAGCGATCGGCTTCGGAAGCAGGGATACCTACAAGTCCTTCTTGCTGGACCGTTCCGTAGCGGGCGATAGAGCCTGCATACAAAGCTGCTCGTGAACATAAAGATAATGCGACATATTTGCTTGCCCGGTATTTAGCTTCTGCCTCTCTTGTGTCGGGAAGGTCTTGTGCTGCTTCCTGGCATTCTTTTATAATGAAATCATAAATTTCGATTTCTTTATTACGAGGAACCATCAGTGCTTCCAAATTGTTAGGATCATATTCCTGTGATTTGTCAATCAAAGGTACTCCACCATAGCGTTTCACTAATGTGAAATAATGCATGGCACGTAAGAAGCGGGATTCGGCCAACAGTAATTTCTTTTCAGAATCCGACAAGGCTGTTGCATCCTGCAACTGGCTGATAAAGTCGTTGCAGTTCCTGATGTTTTTGTAGCGATCGGAGAATTTCTGCTCGAATAACGCGTCTTCGTACGTGTATGTGGCATTTCCGTTATCGAAAAGAGGATCTTTTTGGAAAGAACCTTGTGCTTCGTCAGACATGGAAGAGGCATTTTGCAAACGCCATGCGTCACGATACCAGTAATTGAAATCTTCCAGGTTCAGGCCGTCATATAAATTAACCATTACGCCATTGATCAATTTAGGGTCCTGCCAAACCTGTTCGGGAGTGATGATGTCGAAAGATTCTTTTTCAAGGTAGTCGGCACATGCTGTCGTACCTAACAAAAGTAATCCACATCCGATATTTTTTATAATTGTTGTCTTCATCGTTTCTTATTTTAGAATGTTAGATTAACACCGAAGTTGAATGTTTTCATTTGTGGATAATAGCGGAACATACCGTCTTTGTTTTCTGGGTCCATATATTTCATGATACCTTCGCGGCTTGTTATTGTTGCAGTATTGAAACTGTTTACATAAATACGCAAGTTTTCGATTCCGGCTCTTTGCATCCATTTCTTAGGGAATGTGTATCCTAATTCGATGGTTTTCAGGCGTAAGTAGTTAGCCTTTTGTCTTGTCCAAGTATTTGTACCTGAATTGGCAGAGAAACCAGTCGGACGGAGTGCCGGCATATATCCGGGAATCCATTCGCTACTCATATCTGAAGGATCTTCACGATGCCAGCGATCCAAGTTTAGTGTGATACCATTACCAAGACCTTGCTGGATGAATGGAGCCATAAAGTCTCCAGTCGTGAATACTTCATGACCGGCAGCCCCTTGGAAGAAGAGAGTCAAATCGAAACCTTTGTATTCTCCGTAAAGGTTCAATCCATAATACAGGCGCGGTGTATTTCCATGTCCGATCGGCTGGTCGTCCTTTCCGTCGATGATACCATCATTGTTCCAGTCCTGAAATTTCAAGTCGCCCGGCATCAATGATTTGTTACCGTTGTTATCCTGGATCGGTGAATTGAGGATTTCTTCGTAGCTTTGGAACTGTCCGATGCAGACTTTACCCCACTGGATATCTTTATAACGATCATTGTTGTTGTTTCTCCAGTCATCGTACATATTGGCTGAAGCTGCACGTTCAACATGCTCATTGTAGATACGGGTAGTAGAGAAGTTTCCTTTTACATCGTAGGTGAAATCTCCGATTTTATGACGGTGTCCGAGAACGATTTCAAATCCCTGGTTTCTGTCGGAGTTCAGGTTTTCTACCGGAAGTTCCTGGCCGAATGTCGTCGGTAATGTAAGCTGGCGCTTTGTCAGCAAACCACTTCTTTTACGAACGAAATAATCGAATTCGACATTGATTAAACCGGATAATACGGATGCTTCGAATCCGACATTGGTTGTTTTAGATTCATACCAAGTCAGAGCTAAGTTGGGCATACCTCTGTCCTTTGCTCCGTTCGTCAGACCGCCTGTTCCTAAAACATAGTTTCCTGAGGGATACCGATATCCCATTAAATACTGATAAGCTCTGTATTTGCCATCCTCTTCGTCTTTATCGGTATAACCGGTTACCCCTTCATCTCCCACTTTTCCGAAGGAGCCTCTGATCTTGAAGTTGTCGACCATCGGTAATGCTTCTTTGAAGAATGCTTCTTCAGAGACACGCCAACCCAAAGATACGGCAGGAAAGAATCCCCAACGATTGTCCGGGGCAAACTTGTAGGAACCGTCATAACGGAAGCTAAGCTCTGCCAAATATTTGTTGTCGTAGGCATAATTGAGACGTCCGACCAAACCGGCATGAGCGGAAACACGAGCTGTTCCACCATTGTCCATGTTTGTTTTGTCACCTGCGTCTATCTGATCGAGTGCTCCGACTGTAAACTGGCGGTAGGCTTTCAAGATGTCGGTACGGTCGTTGTAGAATTCCCACAACACCAACGCTCCGATATCATGCTTGCCGAATGTATTCTTATAATTCAGCGAGATTTGTCCGTTCGGTCTGAAATAGTTGTCATTCTGAGTTGTCAGCTCTGAAATGGTGTGGCTGCCGGAAGCATTATAAACATCATTGACCGCGTCGTAGGTATATTCATAATATTCTTTATACCATTTTCTGCTGTATTTGTTGTTGTAGTCGTAAGAGAACAACGCTTTTGCGGATAAACCTTTCACCCAGGGCACTTCCCAGTTCAGACCGATTGATCCGTTAAATTCACGGCGATCTCTTCTGTCGTAGCCGACATTGTCGATATCGGACAGATGTACAGGGTTCCCTTTATCACCCGGATTGGACCAATAATCCGGATTGTTGTTAGCGTAAATCGGGAATACGGGTTTTGCCATTTGGATGCTACGGCTTAACGGCTCTGCTTCGTATGGTTTCATTCGAGTATCCAGACGACCGCTTAACTGTAAGTCTACGGTAAAGCCTTTGACGATTTCTGCACTGATATTGGAACGTACATTATATTTTTTGTAATTGAACGCTTTGGATTTGTAGATACCTTCCTGATCTGTCAAACCAAGTGAAAAGAAGTATTTTACTTTTTCTGCACCTCCCGATACGCTTAGATTATGATAAGTGGCAGGAGCTGTTTTGCGAATGACTTCATCATACCAGTCTGTCGTTCCGATTCCTTGTTTGAAACGTTCTAGATCTTCAGCTGAATAGGGGGCTGTAACTCCGATATTCTGCTGGGCTTCGTTGTACAAAGTCGCATACTCGTATCCGTTGTAATATTCTGGATAACGGGTAATGTTCTGTATTCCGACGTATCCGTTATAATTGATTTTCGGTTTGCCAACCTGTCCTTTTTTAGTTGTAACGAGGATGACACCATTTGCTCCTTTAAAACCGTAAACGGCAGCAGATGCATCTTTTAATATACTGATTGATTCGATATCGTTAGCATCGATTTGCTTGAAATCACGTTCTACGCCATCGACAATGACTAAGGCATCCCCATAACCACGAATATCGATGCTTGCATCATCGTCACCCGGAGCACCGCTTCTTTGTACGGCACGTAAACCAGGTAACTTACCTGCTAACGCATTACTAACATTCGGAGTTTTGACTGTGGCAATATCCTTGGCTTGAAGTGAAGCGACCGATCCTGTTACGGATGCACGTTTCTGGACACCGTAACCGACAACGACTACTTCATCCAATGCTTGTGAGTCCTCGGCCAATTTAACTTGGATGTTTGTCTTGTTGTTTACCGGCATTTCCTGATCTTTGTAACCGATATACGAAATAACCAGTACGGCGTTCGGGGATACATTTAATGTGAAATTACCATCCATATCGGTAATCGTACCGTTGGTAGTGCCTTTTTCTACAACATTGGCACCGGCGATAGGACCTAATGCATCTTCTACCACACCTTTAACTGTGTGTTTTGCTTGTTGTGGGCTGCCTGTTGCTCCTGCTGGTGAGAGAACGATGTAAGAACCTTCGATTTTGAAGGATACATTGTTGTCGAACAGGTTTTGCAATACTTCCTGCAAAGAAGTATTTTCGGCGTTTACTGAGACTTTTCGGTTAACATTTACGTTCTTATTGTAAATGAACAGTAAATTGGTCTGGCTTTCAATGTCGTTTAAGATATTTTCCAGCCGGACATTGTTTTTGTTAAGTGTGATGCGTATGCTCTGTGAACTTTCCGTTTCTGCTTGTGCGAACATGGCACAAGAAAGGAAGAACAGAGATGTCATCTTTAAAATACGAGATACACAAATTTTTCTTTTCTTCATCTTTGTGATAGTTAAATAAATGATATTAGATTGAAACTTCATTTTTACATTGGACATAGTTTGTCCTTCATTCTAATTATCTCCTCTTCATAGGCTATATATTTAATTGTTTATTGAATACGAATTTCAGTTCCGCTCTCTCGCTCGAAGGTGAAGTGAGCGTCTTGTTGTAAAGCTCTCAGCACCTGTTCAATCCCGTCGGAGGTACGGAACTTTCCACTACATGCGTAATTATCGAGCGTATGATTGTCGACAATTATCCGGATACCGAAATTTTTCTCAAGCTTCTTCATCAAATCCTTGAAATTGATATCTTTAAAAGTGATAAGTCCATCTTTCCAACTGTATGGATTGAAATCGGTGATGGGAGTGACTGTCAGCTTTCCGTTGTTGAGGCTGACAGTATTATTGGGTTCTAACACAACTGATTCGTCTGGCTGTGACTTGTCGGTAACTTTTACGCTGCCCCGTATGAGGGCTGTGGAAAATTCATTTTCGTTATAGGCCTCCACATTAAACTGTGTCCCTAAAACTTCCACTTCACAGCGGCCTGTATTGACAATAAACTTTTTATTTTTATTCTTGGCTACATCGAAAAATGCTTCTCCTTTTAAAAGGACTTCTCTTGTGTCTCCGTTAAACGAAACCGGATAAGAAAATTCTGACCGGGCATTCAGCCAGATATGAGTCCCGTCTGAAAGCGTTACTTCAACTCGCTGTCCGGCAGGAACCTTAATTGTGTTGAGCGCTATTTCAGGCTGGATATTTTTTGTGGTAAATACCGGAATGTTATATAATAGGAATAAGGCGATGACAGCAGCGGCAGCACTTCCAATCCATTTCCAGAGTGGCATGGACTGCTTGCGAACATGATTTTCTTTTTGAAAAGCATTTAATTGGAGTGCGTCGAACAGGGCACGTTCATGATAGAAAGTATCTCTGTTCGCTTTATCGGCATTTACCCATTGACGGATTTGAGTCACTTCGCTATCTGTGGCTTCTCCGTTAAACATTTTATATAGTAGCTTCTGTTCCATTTTTCCTGTTTCTATTATTAAGGGCGAACAAGAGGAAAAATACCCTAAAGGAAAAATGAAATATTTTTTGTTTTTTTCGGTGTCGGATATTGCTTGACTAACGAGATCGGTTTTTAAGCATCTTGTCTACCTCTTTCAAAGAGGGCATGATTTTAAGGTTCTTATATTTCATTTTTGTATCTTGATTTTGGAATAAGCTATCTGTAATTTGTAAAGTAGTTTCTAAGTTTAAACAAGAATTTCCACCTGGTTTGTTTATGATATTAGGTGAGAAGTTTGACGATGCGATACAAAAGCTTAATGAATTAGAGGAAAGTTTAACTGT
Proteins encoded in this region:
- a CDS encoding TonB-dependent receptor, which translates into the protein MKKRKICVSRILKMTSLFFLSCAMFAQAETESSQSIRITLNKNNVRLENILNDIESQTNLLFIYNKNVNVNRKVSVNAENTSLQEVLQNLFDNNVSFKIEGSYIVLSPAGATGSPQQAKHTVKGVVEDALGPIAGANVVEKGTTNGTITDMDGNFTLNVSPNAVLVISYIGYKDQEMPVNNKTNIQVKLAEDSQALDEVVVVGYGVQKRASVTGSVASLQAKDIATVKTPNVSNALAGKLPGLRAVQRSGAPGDDDASIDIRGYGDALVIVDGVERDFKQIDANDIESISILKDASAAVYGFKGANGVILVTTKKGQVGKPKINYNGYVGIQNITRYPEYYNGYEYATLYNEAQQNIGVTAPYSAEDLERFKQGIGTTDWYDEVIRKTAPATYHNLSVSGGAEKVKYFFSLGLTDQEGIYKSKAFNYKKYNVRSNISAEIVKGFTVDLQLSGRLDTRMKPYEAEPLSRSIQMAKPVFPIYANNNPDYWSNPGDKGNPVHLSDIDNVGYDRRDRREFNGSIGLNWEVPWVKGLSAKALFSYDYNNKYSRKWYKEYYEYTYDAVNDVYNASGSHTISELTTQNDNYFRPNGQISLNYKNTFGKHDIGALVLWEFYNDRTDILKAYRQFTVGALDQIDAGDKTNMDNGGTARVSAHAGLVGRLNYAYDNKYLAELSFRYDGSYKFAPDNRWGFFPAVSLGWRVSEEAFFKEALPMVDNFKIRGSFGKVGDEGVTGYTDKDEEDGKYRAYQYLMGYRYPSGNYVLGTGGLTNGAKDRGMPNLALTWYESKTTNVGFEASVLSGLINVEFDYFVRKRSGLLTKRQLTLPTTFGQELPVENLNSDRNQGFEIVLGHRHKIGDFTYDVKGNFSTTRIYNEHVERAASANMYDDWRNNNNDRYKDIQWGKVCIGQFQSYEEILNSPIQDNNGNKSLMPGDLKFQDWNNDGIIDGKDDQPIGHGNTPRLYYGLNLYGEYKGFDLTLFFQGAAGHEVFTTGDFMAPFIQQGLGNGITLNLDRWHREDPSDMSSEWIPGYMPALRPTGFSANSGTNTWTRQKANYLRLKTIELGYTFPKKWMQRAGIENLRIYVNSFNTATITSREGIMKYMDPENKDGMFRYYPQMKTFNFGVNLTF
- a CDS encoding RagB/SusD family nutrient uptake outer membrane protein, producing MKTTIIKNIGCGLLLLGTTACADYLEKESFDIITPEQVWQDPKLINGVMVNLYDGLNLEDFNYWYRDAWRLQNASSMSDEAQGSFQKDPLFDNGNATYTYEDALFEQKFSDRYKNIRNCNDFISQLQDATALSDSEKKLLLAESRFLRAMHYFTLVKRYGGVPLIDKSQEYDPNNLEALMVPRNKEIEIYDFIIKECQEAAQDLPDTREAEAKYRASKYVALSLCSRAALYAGSIARYGTVQQEGLVGIPASEADRFFQTSYEASKAIITSGKYALYNNKPDNKAQNFCDMFLKGNGDNGEYIFQKQYNVAGGKGHDWDKRNAPFSYRAGGWGCGIAPTLELVEAYEYVDGSKGTLKLEENGKPLRFDDPYEVFANKDPRLFASVYLPGSPCQSTKIEWKRGVIENDDKRHVATSQPDGGNTVEINGVTYSTSGKDGGSDAGDASKTGFYQKKFWDETLTDMNMGKSETPWPVFRLGEIYLNLAEAAMELNKSSEALDAVNKIRERAGIALLSNINMEKIRHERRVELAFEGHRFWDMKRWRIAHLDVAQGGLNGFRGTALYPWYDIRDGKYVFERGANTPKQKRIFLEKNYYTKINQTDMNSNPNLIQNPGYTN
- a CDS encoding FecR family protein, whose product is MEQKLLYKMFNGEATDSEVTQIRQWVNADKANRDTFYHERALFDALQLNAFQKENHVRKQSMPLWKWIGSAAAAVIALFLLYNIPVFTTKNIQPEIALNTIKVPAGQRVEVTLSDGTHIWLNARSEFSYPVSFNGDTREVLLKGEAFFDVAKNKNKKFIVNTGRCEVEVLGTQFNVEAYNENEFSTALIRGSVKVTDKSQPDESVVLEPNNTVSLNNGKLTVTPITDFNPYSWKDGLITFKDINFKDLMKKLEKNFGIRIIVDNHTLDNYACSGKFRTSDGIEQVLRALQQDAHFTFERESGTEIRIQ